Genomic DNA from Mycobacterium stomatepiae:
TGGATATCTGGTCCGCGCTACCGGTATTGAGCTCCTTCCCGCTCGTCGGGCTGGCGCTGCGCGCCAACACGAATGGTCGTGATGCCTATGCCGCGATGGTGCGCTCGCCGGAGTATCGGCGTCCCGGTCGCTGGAAAGATGCCACGCTGGACGGCATCGACGCGCTCGTGCTGCCCGGCGGCCATCGCGCCCGCGGCATGCGCAGCTATATCGACAGCGACATCCTGCAGCGCCTGGTGGTGGAAGCCTTTGGCCGCGAACTGATCGTCGGCGCGATTTGTCACGGGGTGTTATTGGCCGCGCGCAGTGTCGATCCCGGCTCGGGTCGTTCGGTGCTCTACGGCCGCAAGACCACGGCGCTCACCTGGGCGATGGAGGGGCTGGCCTGGCGGCTGACCCGGATCACCCGATTCTGGGATCCGGACTACTACCGGACCTACACCGAACAACCCGGCCAGGGATGCGGCTATATGTCCGTGCAGTCGGAAGTCACTCGCGCGCTTGAAGATCCGGCGGATTTTCGCGACGTCGAGCGCGGCACGCCGCACTGGCGGCGGAAGTCTTCCGGGATGGCACGGGACACGGCCACCGACCCGCGGCCCGCGTTCGTCGTCGACGACGGCAACTACATCTCGGCACGCTGGCCCGGCGATACGCACACGTTCGCGGGTGTCGTATCGGACAAGCTAAGCCTTTAGATGCTCCCCGAAGAACGAGAAGACCCGGCTCCACGCGTCCTCGGTCGCGGCGTCGTCGTAGCCGAAACCCGCGATCCGCAACAGCGGTTGGGCAGGAAGGGTGTTCGCGAAGCTGTGCCCGACACCGGGATAGACCTTGACGTCACTGGTGATCTGCTTGGCCGCAATGACTTTGCGCAACTTCTCGGGTG
This window encodes:
- a CDS encoding type 1 glutamine amidotransferase domain-containing protein; translation: MGTVLIPIPDRDFDPTEVAVSWRVLTDNGHRVIFATESGTPAVADDIMVTGRGLDIWSALPVLSSFPLVGLALRANTNGRDAYAAMVRSPEYRRPGRWKDATLDGIDALVLPGGHRARGMRSYIDSDILQRLVVEAFGRELIVGAICHGVLLAARSVDPGSGRSVLYGRKTTALTWAMEGLAWRLTRITRFWDPDYYRTYTEQPGQGCGYMSVQSEVTRALEDPADFRDVERGTPHWRRKSSGMARDTATDPRPAFVVDDGNYISARWPGDTHTFAGVVSDKLSL